In Zunongwangia profunda SM-A87, the following proteins share a genomic window:
- a CDS encoding RNA polymerase sigma factor, protein MDKELEHQFVSKLERHQNIAHKICRLYTHDRESHNDLFQEITIQLWKAYPKFRGDAKFSTWMYRVALNTAITLYRKKKRGIRTQDFDTVHFKIKTEEYDDETEQQLGLMYNAIKELNDIEKALVFLYLEDKNYKEISETLGISEVNARVKMNRIKTKLKSVLNP, encoded by the coding sequence GTGGATAAAGAATTAGAGCATCAGTTTGTTTCGAAGTTAGAGCGACACCAGAATATTGCGCATAAAATCTGTAGATTGTATACGCACGACAGGGAGTCGCATAACGATCTATTTCAGGAAATTACCATCCAGCTTTGGAAAGCCTATCCAAAGTTCAGGGGAGATGCTAAATTTAGTACCTGGATGTACCGCGTAGCTTTAAATACCGCAATTACTTTATACCGAAAAAAGAAAAGAGGAATTAGAACCCAGGATTTCGATACTGTTCATTTTAAAATTAAAACTGAAGAGTACGATGATGAGACCGAGCAACAATTAGGCCTAATGTATAATGCCATAAAAGAATTAAACGATATCGAAAAAGCACTTGTTTTTCTATATCTGGAAGACAAGAATTATAAAGAAATATCTGAAACTTTAGGGATAAGTGAGGTGAACGCCAGAGTGAAGATGAATAGAATAAAAACCAAACTTAAAAGTGTTTTAAATCCTTAA
- a CDS encoding NUDIX hydrolase, with translation MDFFEFKNRISNLKKIELPGEAAHNKLAPSIRIQELKKIDFSEKRTNQAGVMAVFYPKYDETYFVLILRKTYKGVHSNQIGFPGGRVEKEDRDLAETALRETEEEVGIPMEKIEVIRGLSKLYIPPSNFWVHPFVGILEETPTLVPQESEVEDILEVKLEDFLDDNNFVTRNLSTSYMKNIDVPAFLLNDKVVWGATGMMLGELREMLQEIL, from the coding sequence ATGGATTTTTTCGAGTTTAAAAATAGAATTTCAAATTTAAAAAAAATAGAACTTCCCGGCGAGGCTGCTCATAATAAATTAGCTCCTTCCATTAGAATTCAGGAGCTTAAAAAGATAGATTTTTCAGAAAAAAGAACAAATCAAGCCGGAGTAATGGCTGTTTTTTATCCTAAGTACGATGAAACTTATTTCGTGTTAATTCTACGTAAAACCTATAAGGGTGTACATTCTAACCAAATTGGCTTTCCCGGTGGAAGGGTAGAAAAAGAGGATCGAGATTTAGCGGAAACAGCACTTAGGGAAACTGAAGAGGAAGTAGGGATCCCAATGGAAAAAATAGAAGTAATTCGCGGATTGTCGAAATTATATATTCCACCCAGTAATTTTTGGGTACATCCTTTTGTAGGTATTTTAGAAGAAACACCAACCCTGGTTCCCCAGGAATCTGAAGTTGAAGATATCTTAGAGGTAAAACTGGAAGATTTTTTAGATGACAATAATTTCGTAACCAGAAACTTAAGTACTTCTTATATGAAAAACATTGATGTTCCTGCGTTTTTACTAAACGATAAGGTAGTTTGGGGAGCAACAGGAATGATGCTAGGGGAGCTTAGAGAAATGTTGCAGGAAATATTATAA
- a CDS encoding lysophospholipid acyltransferase family protein yields the protein MGLFKKNPFGHILFLKKWLIRLFGLMTHRRYRGFNELSIEGSEIIKNLPDTGVLFVSNHQTYFADVVAMFHVFNASLSGRVDSIKNIGYIWQPKMNIYYVAAKETMRAGLLERIMAYAGAIKVERTWRSKGQDVKRKVNPDDSKNVGIALDDGWVITFPQGTTTPFKPIRKGTAYIIKQYKPIVVPIVIDGFRRSFDKKGLRIKKRGILQSFQVKEPLEIDYDNDSVEEIVGKIEYAIEQHSSFLKVIPAEELEEIEHLNEKRRYSYKEE from the coding sequence ATGGGATTATTTAAAAAGAATCCATTTGGACATATATTATTTTTAAAAAAGTGGCTCATTCGTTTATTCGGTTTGATGACGCACAGGCGCTATCGAGGTTTTAATGAATTAAGTATTGAAGGTTCAGAAATTATAAAAAACCTCCCCGATACCGGAGTGTTATTTGTATCTAACCATCAAACTTATTTTGCTGATGTAGTAGCGATGTTTCATGTTTTTAATGCGAGTCTTAGCGGTAGGGTAGATAGTATAAAAAATATAGGTTATATCTGGCAGCCTAAAATGAATATTTATTATGTGGCGGCCAAAGAAACCATGAGGGCCGGCTTACTGGAAAGAATTATGGCTTATGCCGGTGCTATTAAGGTAGAAAGAACCTGGCGCTCTAAAGGTCAGGATGTAAAACGAAAAGTAAATCCCGACGATTCTAAAAATGTTGGAATTGCTTTAGATGATGGTTGGGTAATTACTTTCCCTCAGGGAACCACAACGCCATTTAAGCCTATCAGAAAAGGAACTGCTTATATAATTAAGCAATACAAACCAATTGTGGTACCTATAGTTATTGATGGTTTTAGACGTTCTTTTGATAAAAAGGGATTGCGAATTAAAAAACGCGGAATTTTACAATCTTTTCAGGTTAAAGAGCCTTTGGAGATTGATTATGACAATGATAGTGTAGAGGAAATTGTAGGAAAAATCGAATATGCCATCGAGCAGCATTCTTCATTCTTAAAAGTAATACCTGCAGAGGAATTAGAGGAAATAGAACATTTAAATGAAAAACGCCGCTATTCTTACAAAGAAGAATAA
- a CDS encoding peptidylprolyl isomerase: MFKRISVLVILVVSIFASCEDKKTSNENNSENTSKAVKNSPNDEDSAKSQIDSAKIKKEKEKALTEKDTAFPIPQEKLIPFLIEYGKQNPENKVRITTSFGSFEVTLYKDTPLHRANFIMLVKNHYFDHTYFHRVAPNFVIQGGNSDNASTNEKRYAIGDYLIPNELDAGHTHVRGAFSAAKYAEQNTSKASSPFEFFVVLNPNGAHHLDDEHTVYGYVSKGMDVVDKISKVKTGQSEWPIDNIEMEVEIID, translated from the coding sequence ATGTTTAAACGTATATCAGTACTCGTAATTTTAGTTGTTAGTATTTTTGCAAGTTGTGAAGATAAGAAAACTTCCAATGAAAATAATTCAGAAAACACATCAAAAGCAGTTAAAAATAGTCCAAACGATGAGGATTCTGCAAAATCTCAAATAGATTCAGCTAAAATTAAAAAAGAGAAAGAAAAAGCCTTAACCGAAAAAGATACGGCATTTCCGATCCCTCAGGAAAAATTAATTCCGTTTTTAATCGAATATGGAAAACAAAACCCTGAAAATAAAGTGCGTATCACCACCTCTTTTGGTTCTTTTGAAGTAACCTTATATAAAGATACGCCTTTACACCGCGCTAATTTTATCATGCTGGTAAAAAATCATTATTTTGATCACACTTACTTTCACCGTGTAGCGCCAAATTTTGTTATTCAGGGTGGTAATTCTGATAACGCTTCTACCAACGAAAAACGCTATGCCATTGGAGATTACTTAATTCCAAATGAATTAGATGCTGGGCACACCCACGTACGTGGAGCCTTTTCAGCTGCCAAATATGCTGAACAGAATACCAGCAAAGCTTCCAGTCCGTTTGAATTTTTCGTGGTGTTAAATCCTAATGGTGCCCATCATTTAGACGACGAACATACCGTTTATGGTTACGTTTCTAAAGGAATGGATGTTGTAGATAAAATTTCTAAAGTAAAAACCGGCCAATCTGAATGGCCTATTGATAATATCGAAATGGAAGTTGAGATTATTGATTAG
- a CDS encoding stage II sporulation protein M, with product MREAAFVKQNKDKWLKFESLLKNNTHISPDELSASYVEITDHLSYANTFYRGSNTAKYLNDLASQAHRKIYKNKKESKNKFILFYTKEFPLFFYQYQKQLLFSFIVFALFAIIGAYSAANDDSFVRAVLGDAYVNSTLNNIENNDPMAVYKQASETDMFLGITINNIRVGLMAFTFGVLAGLGTLVVIMQNAIMLGSFQYFFYDKGLLWASARTIWIHGTIEISVIIIAACAGLVVGRSILFPKTYSRLQSFVTGIKDGLKIVISTVPFFIIAGFLEGFVTRHTEMPDILAILIITLSLILILWYYVLLPHRLHKKFVDGK from the coding sequence ATGCGCGAGGCTGCTTTTGTGAAGCAAAATAAAGATAAATGGCTAAAATTTGAAAGTCTCCTGAAAAATAATACTCATATTTCTCCAGATGAGCTTTCTGCTTCTTATGTAGAAATCACAGATCATTTAAGCTATGCCAACACTTTTTATCGCGGCAGTAATACGGCGAAATATTTAAATGACCTGGCATCACAGGCCCATCGTAAGATTTACAAAAACAAAAAAGAATCGAAAAATAAATTTATTCTATTTTATACTAAAGAGTTTCCACTGTTCTTCTACCAGTATCAAAAACAATTATTATTCAGTTTTATAGTCTTTGCGTTATTTGCGATTATTGGAGCCTATTCGGCTGCTAATGACGATAGTTTTGTAAGAGCCGTTCTTGGGGATGCTTATGTGAATTCAACTTTAAATAATATTGAAAATAACGATCCGATGGCCGTCTATAAACAGGCCTCGGAAACCGATATGTTTTTGGGGATTACCATTAATAATATTCGGGTAGGTTTAATGGCATTTACATTTGGTGTACTGGCAGGTCTGGGAACACTTGTGGTAATTATGCAAAATGCGATTATGCTGGGGTCTTTTCAGTATTTCTTTTATGACAAAGGACTTTTGTGGGCATCGGCACGAACCATCTGGATTCATGGTACGATAGAAATTTCGGTGATTATTATTGCAGCCTGTGCAGGTCTGGTTGTAGGACGCAGTATATTATTCCCTAAAACTTACAGCCGACTCCAATCCTTTGTCACCGGAATTAAAGACGGACTAAAAATCGTAATTTCTACCGTTCCGTTTTTTATAATTGCCGGATTTTTAGAAGGATTTGTCACCAGGCATACGGAAATGCCAGATATACTGGCTATTTTAATTATAACTTTGTCATTAATTCTAATCTTGTGGTACTACGTGCTTTTACCACATCGTTTACATAAAAAATTTGTTGATGGAAAATAA
- a CDS encoding RDD family protein produces the protein MDNFQIETAQNIGIQQNSASIGDRILAFLVDLFIIIIYTILSMLLLAGLEADRFGEMVYYVVIGLPVFLYYLLFETFWGGKTPGKAALKIRVVKLDGSRPAFSNYLIRWLLRIIDISIGSGSIAVVTILLNGKGQRLGDMAAKTTVISEKRKVSLANTLAVEIPEGYVPKYPQVTVLKDRDVQDIKEIYRTARVKGRHDVVIALAEKTASVLGVKFEEKPMAFIKQVIEDYNYFTQQ, from the coding sequence ATGGATAATTTTCAAATCGAAACCGCTCAAAATATCGGAATTCAACAAAATTCAGCCTCTATTGGAGATCGAATTTTAGCATTTCTGGTGGATCTCTTTATTATCATCATCTATACCATCTTATCTATGCTTCTATTGGCCGGTCTGGAAGCCGATCGTTTTGGTGAAATGGTATACTATGTGGTGATTGGGCTGCCCGTTTTTTTGTACTATTTATTATTCGAAACGTTTTGGGGAGGAAAAACACCGGGGAAAGCTGCGTTAAAAATTAGAGTGGTAAAATTAGATGGATCCCGTCCTGCTTTTTCAAATTATTTAATACGATGGTTATTGCGAATAATTGATATAAGTATAGGGAGCGGTAGTATTGCAGTGGTAACTATTTTACTAAATGGTAAGGGACAGCGCTTAGGAGATATGGCTGCAAAAACCACGGTAATTTCAGAAAAAAGAAAAGTAAGTTTGGCCAATACACTGGCTGTAGAAATTCCTGAAGGTTATGTCCCTAAATATCCGCAAGTAACGGTTTTAAAAGATCGTGATGTACAGGATATAAAAGAAATTTATAGAACTGCGAGAGTAAAGGGAAGGCACGATGTCGTCATTGCCCTGGCTGAAAAAACAGCTAGTGTCCTAGGAGTAAAATTTGAAGAAAAACCTATGGCGTTTATAAAACAGGTTATAGAAGATTATAATTATTTTACCCAGCAGTAG
- a CDS encoding DUF4350 domain-containing protein: MSRFYKVSLGVLFLLVAFLTYLEAIEPTPINWYPSYAKEDKIPLGTYVFYENWKDSNPEYFEEINVPPFEFLSDSSKIKDGSYFFLNNHVIFDEDELNKLLAWVEKGNTAFIASDVFGEQFLDTLHLETKPYSKKIQDKVTFIPKTELDLVNQNFKQEGPFEVPHEFSSIYFNKIDTLKTTILGTVKYNDDTLSEPQINFIETPFGKGKIFMHSTPEAFGNYFMLKHNNFKYVENILAYIDQNQPIYWDNYYKTGKAQPTNLLYVIMQNKPLKWAYYLMILASLLFIIFEGKRKQRAIPIVEPLKNQSYEYTQTIADLYLEQKKIDELTQKRIQYFKEYIRTEIKLEPDKKQDQFYTILADKTGNTIEFVEELFKNMEILSTKKATAQDFENISRGIYKFKYANAPKEKI; this comes from the coding sequence ATGAGTAGATTTTATAAAGTTTCGCTTGGTGTTTTATTCCTTTTGGTCGCATTTCTAACCTATCTGGAAGCGATTGAACCAACTCCAATCAACTGGTATCCCAGCTATGCCAAAGAAGACAAGATTCCGCTTGGCACCTATGTTTTCTACGAAAATTGGAAGGATAGTAATCCAGAATATTTCGAGGAAATTAATGTTCCGCCGTTCGAGTTTTTAAGCGACAGCTCCAAAATTAAAGACGGATCTTATTTTTTCCTGAATAATCACGTCATTTTTGACGAAGACGAATTGAATAAATTACTCGCCTGGGTAGAAAAAGGGAATACCGCTTTTATAGCTTCAGATGTTTTTGGAGAACAATTTTTAGATACCCTGCATTTAGAAACCAAACCTTACAGTAAAAAAATTCAGGATAAGGTGACATTTATCCCTAAAACGGAGTTAGATCTGGTAAATCAAAATTTCAAGCAGGAAGGACCGTTTGAAGTTCCGCATGAATTCAGTTCTATTTATTTCAACAAAATAGATACTCTCAAAACAACTATTTTAGGAACGGTAAAATACAATGATGATACCTTAAGTGAACCCCAAATTAATTTTATTGAAACACCGTTTGGTAAAGGGAAGATCTTTATGCATAGTACGCCTGAAGCTTTTGGTAATTATTTTATGCTTAAGCACAATAATTTTAAATATGTAGAAAATATTTTGGCATATATCGACCAGAATCAGCCCATTTACTGGGATAATTATTATAAGACCGGTAAAGCACAGCCTACAAATTTGCTGTATGTGATCATGCAAAACAAGCCTTTAAAATGGGCCTATTATTTAATGATTCTGGCCTCTTTGTTATTTATTATTTTTGAAGGAAAACGAAAGCAACGAGCGATCCCAATCGTAGAACCATTAAAAAATCAGTCATACGAATACACCCAAACTATCGCCGATCTTTATCTGGAACAAAAAAAGATCGACGAATTAACCCAAAAAAGAATTCAGTATTTTAAAGAATATATCAGGACTGAGATTAAACTTGAACCTGATAAAAAACAAGATCAATTTTATACCATATTGGCAGATAAAACGGGTAACACGATTGAATTTGTAGAAGAATTATTCAAAAACATGGAGATACTGAGTACTAAAAAAGCTACTGCTCAGGATTTTGAAAATATAAGTAGGGGCATATATAAATTTAAATATGCCAATGCCCCAAAAGAAAAAATATAG
- a CDS encoding NAD(P)/FAD-dependent oxidoreductase, which yields MNIPRTDLPRVVIIGGGFAGMSLARKLLHEDVQMVLLDRNNYHTFQPLLYQVSTSGLEPDSIAYPLRKITRNSEKCFFRNAEVKSVDAENNTVHTSIGEIIYDYLVIATGSKTNFFGNKTVEEHAMWMKTVPQALNIRSLILENLEQAVIENDPEKRKALLNFVLVGAGPTGVELSGAIAELRNNIVPKDYPDLNPAEMNIHLLEGLGRVLPPMSEKSSKKAQKFLEDLGVKIHLNTMVQSYDGHLVTTNTDLALKTETLIWSAGVTGAPLKGLNASALIEKANRYEVNAFNQVNGYENIFAIGDIAIMKTEDYPKGHPMVAQPAIQQGKHLAKNLKRILNDQKLEPFDYFDKGSMATVGRNKAVVDIGKSAFGGFFAWFIWMFVHLWFLIGFRNRLVTFCNWVYNYINYDRAARLIIRPFKSNRENLEADQKKI from the coding sequence ATGAATATACCCAGGACAGATTTACCCAGGGTGGTTATCATTGGTGGAGGTTTTGCCGGGATGTCCCTTGCAAGAAAGTTGTTACACGAAGATGTACAAATGGTCTTATTGGACCGTAACAACTACCACACTTTTCAACCCCTTTTATATCAGGTATCTACTTCAGGTTTAGAGCCAGATTCGATAGCTTACCCATTGCGTAAAATTACCCGAAATTCCGAAAAATGTTTTTTTAGAAATGCAGAAGTAAAGTCTGTAGATGCAGAGAATAATACCGTACACACCAGTATTGGTGAGATAATTTATGATTATCTGGTTATTGCTACAGGTTCTAAAACAAATTTCTTTGGAAATAAAACTGTAGAAGAACATGCCATGTGGATGAAAACAGTCCCGCAGGCATTAAATATTCGAAGTCTTATTCTGGAAAATCTGGAGCAAGCGGTAATTGAAAACGATCCAGAGAAGCGCAAAGCTTTACTGAATTTTGTATTAGTAGGAGCAGGGCCTACCGGGGTAGAGCTTAGTGGTGCAATAGCCGAATTACGGAATAATATTGTTCCCAAAGATTATCCAGATCTTAATCCCGCTGAAATGAATATTCACTTACTAGAAGGTTTGGGCAGAGTATTACCGCCCATGAGTGAAAAATCCTCTAAGAAAGCACAAAAATTTTTAGAAGATCTTGGAGTGAAAATTCATTTAAACACCATGGTACAAAGTTATGATGGGCATTTGGTGACCACAAATACCGATCTCGCTTTAAAAACAGAAACACTAATATGGTCTGCAGGAGTAACTGGAGCCCCTCTAAAAGGTTTAAATGCATCAGCATTGATCGAAAAGGCCAATCGCTATGAAGTGAATGCATTTAATCAGGTAAATGGTTATGAAAATATTTTCGCAATAGGGGATATAGCCATAATGAAAACAGAGGATTATCCTAAAGGTCATCCTATGGTGGCCCAACCGGCTATTCAACAGGGAAAACATCTGGCTAAAAACTTAAAACGAATTTTGAATGATCAGAAATTAGAGCCGTTTGATTATTTTGATAAAGGAAGTATGGCGACCGTAGGTAGAAATAAAGCGGTGGTTGATATCGGTAAATCTGCTTTTGGTGGCTTTTTTGCCTGGTTTATCTGGATGTTTGTGCACCTTTGGTTTTTGATAGGCTTTAGAAACAGATTGGTGACGTTTTGTAATTGGGTATACAATTATATAAATTATGATCGTGCAGCAAGACTTATTATCCGCCCTTTTAAATCGAATAGGGAAAATCTGGAAGCCGATCAGAAAAAGATTTAA
- a CDS encoding AAA family ATPase produces the protein MEEQNIHPKNEEHKELNFDARIPLEALKTSVEDLKSQLSKIIVGQTDFVELLIVGLLSNGHVLIEGVPGVAKTVTAKLFAKCLKTDFSRIQFTPDLMPSDVLGTSVLNIKTSDFEFKPGPVFSNIVLIDEINRAPAKTQAALFEVMEERQVTIDGKRHQLQDPFMVLATQNPVEQEGTYALPEAQLDRFLFKIEVDYPKLEEEIDILKGHNERKGAQPEANIVPILSPEKLKELKTQIFDIKIEEKLLHYIAELVSKTRQHAHLYLGASPRASIAIMNAAKAFAAIDGRDFVIPEDIKKSLNPVLRHRIILSPDREMEGMKTRDVIQMISQSVEIPR, from the coding sequence ATGGAAGAACAAAATATACACCCCAAAAACGAAGAGCATAAAGAACTTAATTTTGATGCCCGTATTCCCCTGGAAGCATTAAAAACTTCAGTAGAAGATCTTAAATCTCAGCTATCTAAAATTATCGTTGGGCAAACCGACTTTGTAGAGCTATTGATTGTAGGCTTACTTTCTAACGGCCATGTACTTATCGAAGGTGTTCCCGGGGTAGCAAAAACCGTAACAGCAAAGCTTTTTGCCAAATGCCTTAAAACCGATTTTAGCCGAATTCAGTTTACACCAGATTTAATGCCGAGTGATGTTTTGGGAACTTCGGTTTTAAACATAAAAACATCAGATTTTGAGTTTAAACCAGGGCCTGTTTTCTCCAACATCGTACTTATAGACGAAATTAATCGTGCACCCGCAAAAACTCAGGCTGCTCTTTTTGAAGTAATGGAAGAACGCCAGGTTACTATCGATGGGAAGCGCCATCAATTACAGGATCCTTTTATGGTTTTGGCTACTCAAAACCCGGTAGAACAGGAAGGCACTTATGCCTTACCTGAAGCACAATTAGATCGTTTTCTATTTAAGATTGAAGTAGATTACCCAAAATTAGAGGAAGAAATTGATATTCTTAAAGGTCATAACGAGAGAAAAGGAGCTCAACCTGAAGCCAATATAGTTCCTATACTTTCTCCTGAAAAATTAAAGGAATTAAAAACACAGATTTTTGATATTAAAATTGAAGAAAAGCTCCTGCACTATATAGCCGAACTGGTAAGTAAAACCCGCCAACACGCGCATCTTTATTTAGGAGCTTCCCCAAGAGCATCCATTGCTATTATGAATGCTGCTAAAGCTTTTGCGGCTATCGATGGGCGTGATTTTGTAATTCCGGAGGATATTAAAAAATCGCTAAATCCGGTTTTACGCCATAGAATTATCCTTTCCCCAGACCGCGAAATGGAAGGTATGAAAACTCGGGACGTTATTCAAATGATTAGCCAATCTGTAGAAATACCGCGATAG
- a CDS encoding glycerophosphoryl diester phosphodiesterase membrane domain-containing protein, translating into MENNIFRFRKTRDFGELLSDTFKFLRENGKSFLSINFKICAPFFIALILTNAYYTYVTLGMGFESYGNFTGFLIPAFINLIAVFVYITALYLSVFNYIKSYIANNGVVSEDDIKNGLKKDLGSGLAVNLIVGILIFTGLLFILIPGIYLGVVLTLALPILVFEQKGVGDTISSCFQLIKDNWWFTFGALIVFGIIMYLINVVFQMPMIIYMIVGMISGLDAGVESMAESMQSKDPILMILTIVASIAQYLLYIITPIFISLIYFNLHEEKNFTGTFENIDRLGEDRE; encoded by the coding sequence ATGGAAAATAACATATTCAGGTTCAGAAAAACCCGAGATTTTGGAGAACTACTAAGTGATACCTTTAAGTTTTTACGAGAAAACGGGAAAAGCTTTCTTAGTATCAATTTTAAAATTTGCGCCCCTTTCTTTATTGCGCTAATTTTAACTAATGCCTATTATACATATGTAACACTAGGAATGGGATTTGAAAGTTATGGAAACTTCACCGGTTTCTTAATCCCTGCATTCATAAATTTAATTGCTGTGTTTGTTTATATCACAGCTCTATATTTAAGTGTTTTTAACTATATAAAATCGTACATCGCCAATAATGGTGTAGTAAGCGAAGATGATATAAAAAACGGGCTTAAAAAAGATCTGGGAAGCGGCTTAGCCGTTAATTTAATTGTTGGTATTTTAATTTTTACCGGACTTTTGTTTATATTAATTCCAGGTATTTATCTTGGTGTAGTGCTCACCTTAGCTTTACCCATTTTGGTTTTTGAACAAAAAGGAGTTGGTGATACAATTTCATCTTGCTTCCAGTTAATTAAAGATAACTGGTGGTTTACCTTTGGTGCACTTATCGTTTTTGGTATCATTATGTACTTGATCAATGTTGTTTTTCAAATGCCCATGATCATTTATATGATTGTTGGAATGATTTCCGGGTTAGATGCCGGTGTAGAATCCATGGCAGAATCTATGCAAAGTAAAGATCCTATATTGATGATCCTAACCATTGTGGCTTCTATCGCTCAGTACTTACTTTATATCATTACTCCAATCTTTATAAGTCTTATCTATTTTAATTTACACGAAGAAAAAAACTTTACCGGTACTTTTGAAAATATCGATAGGTTAGGCGAAGACCGCGAATGA